The Leadbetterella byssophila DSM 17132 DNA window TTGCAAGAGGCAATGAACATTTAAAGTTATATATAGGCCAGATAATGACAAATATTTTTTTTAAGTTTTGGAGAATAGGTTCTTTGATCTTATTGACCATCGTGCTCCTTTTTTGTTATACTACCCTTCCTGATAGCATAGCCATAAATTTTGAAGATTCAGGAAATCCCATAGGTTATATCTCTAAGCAACAGTTCTTTTACTGGTCGGCAGGGGTGATCCTGGGAGTTAACTTTTTGTTGGGACTTCTAGAAAATGCTTTATCCAAGATCAATCTGAGCGGAGTTCTTCAGAATTCTTGGGGTAAAAGACCAGGTAGTGTTCAAACCTTTTTTAAAGGATGGGTTTCTGCTTTCTTAGCATTTATCAATACTTATCTGGTTTTTGTGCTGTTGGGCCTCTATAATATCAATTCCACAGATGATCAAATGTTGGATTTCAACTACAACTATCTGTTGATCCTAGGCTTATTGATTCTATTGATTTTGTTGGTTTTCCCATTCTACAGACTGTTAGCCACTGAGGCGCCGAATGAAGATTGATATTAAGGAATATACCTATCCTCTTATTGAGGAACAGATTGCCAGATTCCCCCATTCTCCCAGAGATGAGTCTAAGCTTCTGGTCTACAAAGATGGGCAAATATCGCATCAGATATTTAAACAAATAGGCGATTTTCTTCCTGATGGAGCTCATTTGGTACTTAATGATACCAAAGTGATTCCCGCTCGTTTGTACTTTACCCGACAAACCGGAGCTTTGATTGAAATCTTCCTACTAAACCCTTTACAGCCTAGTACCGTACTACCTATCGTCATGGACGAAACCAGGGAAGTGGTTTGGCATTGTGTCATAGGTAACAAAAAGAAGTGGAAAGCAGATGAAGTCCTAGAAGGTAAGTTTACCTTAGAAGGAAGGTCATATAAGTTATGGGCAAAGCAGGGGGAAGATAATGCAGTTGCTCTGACTTGGGAAGGGGACTGGGCGTTCTCCAAAGTAGTGGAAGCTTATGGAAATATCCCTTTGCCTCCTTATTTAAAAAGAGAATCTCAGGAGTCTGATTTGACGGATTATCAGACCGTCTATTCTGAACATGAAGGGGCTGTGGCTGCACCTACCGCAGGGCTTCATTTTACAGACGCAGTTTTCCAGGATTTAGAAGGAAGAGGGGTAAAAAAGAGTTTTGTAACGTTACATGTGGGAGCGGGAACATTTATGCCTGTGAAAGAGGAAAATGCCCTCAATCACCCCATGCATTCGGAACAAATCATTGTAAGCAGGCAATTCTTGAACGAGATTCTAGCTCAAGAGGATTTCATCATTCCTGTGGGTACCACCTCTATGCGAAGCTTAGAAAGTATGTATTGGTGGGGAGTCAAGCTCATCAAAGGAGAAGATCAGCCGTTTTCTATTGAAAAGCTCTATCCCTATCAAGATCATCCGCCTATTACCGCAAGAGAATCATTTGAGGCCTTGCTGAAGGAAATGGGAGATGAGGGACAGTTGGTAGGGAATACAGAAATCATGATCTTTCCTTCCTACACTTTTAGGGTTTGTAAGGGTTTGATCACGAATTTTCACCAACCTACATCTACTTTACTTTTATTGGTAGCAGCTTTGGTAGGAGAAGAAACTTGGAGAAAGATCTATGCGGAAGCTGGTCAACAAGGGTATAGATTTCTTAGTTTTGGTGATTCTAGTTTATTACTACCATGAGATACCTAATTTACTTAAGTTTATTTTCTGTCTTGGCTTGTGGGCGCATAAAGCAAGAGGACACTTCTGAAATAAGGGCCGAAATTGAACGCTCGATGATCAAGAGAGTGACAGAAAAGGACCTTATGCAAGAGGTTAGCGTTTGGGGAGAACAAGCCAAAAAGAAATGGGATGCAGATTATAGGGTAGAGTGCCAACAAACATACGTTTTTGATGATTATACATTGGAGGTCTATAATAAAGACCTTCCAGTAGAAGGTCAGGGCGTTAAAAGTCAACTGATTGAAGCTTACTCTTACGGTTTACAACAAGGTCAACCTGTAGGTACCAATATTCAAAAACTGAACGATACCTTATTTATATACAGTTTTCCTTTGAGTGATAAATCGTATCTCAAGCAAGTATGTAAGCAGGATTTTGCCTTTGTGCTCCTGTCGTCCAAGAAAATCATTTCTCAGATCAAATGAGCCTGGTAATCATAGGTGGAGGCTGGTTAGGTTCTCGTGTAGCTTCAGCATGGTCTGAAAAAGTGCTCATTTCACACCGGTCAGGTGAGTTTCCTCTAGATGTTTGTACTTCTGGCTATTCTGATTTGCTACATCGAGCAAGCACGATTTTGATTACTGCACCCTTACATAGATTAGAAGGATATCAAAATTTGTCCAGAATCTTAGGAGATTTTGACGGTCAGGTGATCTATTGCAGTACTACAGGCATTTATCCGGATGAACCTGGTGAATACGCAGAGGATGATGCAGAAGAAGGGATGTTTAAAGAAGTAGAGGAATATCTATTGTCTTCGTTTTCCAATACCCTGATCCTTCGTTTGGGAGGACTGATGGGTGAAGACCGCTTCCTGGCTAAGTTCTACAAGGATAAGCCTTTGCCACAGCCGGGTGCTACTGTGAATTACATCCATTACAAAGATATCATTGGGGTAATTCAATGTCTTTTAGACAAGAGCATAAAGAAAGGTATTTATAATGTAGTTGCTCCTTTACATCCCACAAAAGCAGAAGTGTTTTATGCTCAGACAGGAATTAAACTAGAGGGAGAAAGGCGGGAAAGAATAGTGCTGGTAGACAGACTTATAAGAGAAACGGGATATTGTTTCCAATACCCCGATCCCATATCTTTTCCTAGAAACTTCTAAAGTTAGGTCTATAATTCATAGGAGAGAATTCAGACGGTGCAGCTAATAAAATGAGCACTAATGCTACCGTAAACCAGATAGCTATGGTTTTGTATTTTGCAGTGTCACTGGCTTGTCTTTTAGATTTTGCCGAGCCAATAGTGATGGCTATCACAGCAAAAACCATCATGATAAAGTGCTCCATACCGAAGAAGCGTAAATCCTTTTCTTTCATGCCCGCGCCAACATTTTCTAAGAATCCGGCTACCAAGGGACTGACAAAGTATAGGATCAGACCTACAATCAGTTGCAAGTGAACTAAACTTACAGTAATGGTTTTAATGGTGTTGGCCTGCTTAGTATAGGACTTGTTTCCAAACCAACCGGAATAGGACTGGACAAGAGATACCAATAAGAAGGCTAAGAATACCCAACGCAAAGCGTTATGGGTGGCTAATAAATGAGGATACATAGGTTGTTCAACTTAGTTTAAAAACAAATATCGGTTCAAAATCTTGATTTTGGATGGTTTGTCCATAAAATGTTTCCGTTCTAAATTATTTGACTTCCCTGCATGCTTGAATAATTTGTAACTTTGAGGTTAATCATTCTAAAAAATAATGAAGAAGATTATTATATCCATTCTATTTATGACACAAACTCTTTGGGCGCAAGACAATCCCTTTTTGAAGCCCTATTTAACACCTTATGAGGTTCCTCCATTTGATCAAATCAAGGTGGAGCATTATAAACCTGCTTTCCTGGAAGGAATGAAGATTCAGAAAGCTGAAATGGAGGCTATCGCAAATTCTACGGCTAAACCTACCTTTGAGAATACCATTTTGGCTATGGAAAATTCGGGTGAATTACTTACAAAAGTTTCGACCGTATTCTCCAATTTGACCTCAGCCAATACCAACAAAGAGATGCAGGCCTTGTCTCAAGAATTAGCTCCTCTTCTGGCCAAGCATTCAGACGATATTAACTTGAATGAGAAATTATTCAAACGTGTAGAACAGGTCTGGAATCAGAAAGAAAATTTGAATGCTGAGCAAAAAAGGCTTTTGGAACTCAAATATAAAGCTTTTGTGCGTTCTGGAGCACGCCTTAGTGCAGCAGATAAAGAGAAGCTTCGTGAGCTGAATGGAAGGCTTTCCATGTTGGGAGTTAAGTTTGGTAACAATATTCTTACAGAAACCAATGCATTTGAACTAGTCCTAGAAAAACCGGAAGAACTAGCAGGTTTACCCGATGCCCTCATTGAAAGTGCTGCAACTTTAGCGAAGGCGAAAGGGAAAGAAGGGAAGTATATTTTCACTCTGCAGAATGCCAGTGTAATGCCATTTCTACAATACTCCTCCAGAAGGGATTTGAGATTTAAGATTTGGAATGCTTACCAACTCAGAGCAAATAATGACAATGAAGCTGATAATAAGGAAAATGCACTTCAATTGGCCAATTTAAGGAATGAAAAAGCCCGTCTGCTTGGGTACGCAAACCACGCTGCCTATAGTTTGGAGCAGACCATGGCTAAAACTCCTGAAAAGGTGTACGAGTTGTTGCAGCAATTATGGGCTCCGGCATTAAGTAACGCTAAAATTGAAGAGGCAGATATCCTAAAAATGATGGAATCTGAAGGAGTGGCAGGACCGGTGCAGCCGTACGACTGGAGGTATTACACAGAAAAGATCCGTAAGCAAAGATTTGATTTAGATGAGCAGGAAATTAAACCCTACTTCTCTTTGGAAAATGTGCGTTCCGGAATTTTTGCTGTAACCGAAAAGCTGTACGGTTTAAAATTTGAAGCTTTAAATAATGTGCCAAAATACCATGAAGATGTTACCGTTTGGAAGGTGACAGAAAAGGATGGTACAGAAGTGGGCCTATTGTACATGGATATGCATCCACGGGCTAGCAAGAGGGGAGGGGCCTGGATGACATCTTATCGTCCACAAACTATGAAAGGGGGTAAAAGAATATCACCGGTGATATCTATAGTATGTAACTTTACCCCGCCTACAGCAGATGCTCCTGCCTTGTTGACCTTCGACGAAGTTACAACCTTCTTCCATGAGTTTGGACATGCTTTACATGGTTTATTATCTAATGTAAATTATAAGAGCATGGCCGGTACTTCGGTTTCAAGGGACTTTGTAGAACTACCTTCACAGATCATGGAAAACTGGGCAGCTGAACCTGCAGTTTTGAAGATGTATGCACGTCACTACAAAACAGGGGAATTGATTCCTGATGAATTGATCAAGAAGTTAGAACAAAGTGCTACGTTTGACCAAGGTTTTGCCACTGTGGAATATTTGGCTGCTTCGTTACTTGACATGGATTATCATACTCAAGCAGGGGACATTGCTATTGATGTAAATGCATTTGAAAAGCAATCCATGCAGAAGATAGGGCTTATTTCATCCATTATACCTAGATATAGGACTACCTATTTTCAACATATCTTCTCTGGAGGTTATTCTGCCGGATACTATAGTTATATCTGGTCAGGAGTATTGGATACAGATGCTTTTTCGGTGTTCAAAAGCACAGATCTTTTCCATCCTGAGAAGGCAAAATCCTTCCGCAAGAATATATTGGAGAAAGGAA harbors:
- a CDS encoding S-adenosylmethionine:tRNA ribosyltransferase-isomerase; this translates as MKIDIKEYTYPLIEEQIARFPHSPRDESKLLVYKDGQISHQIFKQIGDFLPDGAHLVLNDTKVIPARLYFTRQTGALIEIFLLNPLQPSTVLPIVMDETREVVWHCVIGNKKKWKADEVLEGKFTLEGRSYKLWAKQGEDNAVALTWEGDWAFSKVVEAYGNIPLPPYLKRESQESDLTDYQTVYSEHEGAVAAPTAGLHFTDAVFQDLEGRGVKKSFVTLHVGAGTFMPVKEENALNHPMHSEQIIVSRQFLNEILAQEDFIIPVGTTSMRSLESMYWWGVKLIKGEDQPFSIEKLYPYQDHPPITARESFEALLKEMGDEGQLVGNTEIMIFPSYTFRVCKGLITNFHQPTSTLLLLVAALVGEETWRKIYAEAGQQGYRFLSFGDSSLLLP
- a CDS encoding M3 family metallopeptidase, with the translated sequence MKKIIISILFMTQTLWAQDNPFLKPYLTPYEVPPFDQIKVEHYKPAFLEGMKIQKAEMEAIANSTAKPTFENTILAMENSGELLTKVSTVFSNLTSANTNKEMQALSQELAPLLAKHSDDINLNEKLFKRVEQVWNQKENLNAEQKRLLELKYKAFVRSGARLSAADKEKLRELNGRLSMLGVKFGNNILTETNAFELVLEKPEELAGLPDALIESAATLAKAKGKEGKYIFTLQNASVMPFLQYSSRRDLRFKIWNAYQLRANNDNEADNKENALQLANLRNEKARLLGYANHAAYSLEQTMAKTPEKVYELLQQLWAPALSNAKIEEADILKMMESEGVAGPVQPYDWRYYTEKIRKQRFDLDEQEIKPYFSLENVRSGIFAVTEKLYGLKFEALNNVPKYHEDVTVWKVTEKDGTEVGLLYMDMHPRASKRGGAWMTSYRPQTMKGGKRISPVISIVCNFTPPTADAPALLTFDEVTTFFHEFGHALHGLLSNVNYKSMAGTSVSRDFVELPSQIMENWAAEPAVLKMYARHYKTGELIPDELIKKLEQSATFDQGFATVEYLAASLLDMDYHTQAGDIAIDVNAFEKQSMQKIGLISSIIPRYRTTYFQHIFSGGYSAGYYSYIWSGVLDTDAFSVFKSTDLFHPEKAKSFRKNILEKGNTEDPMELYKRFRGSEPKIDALLKKRGLMPRS